The Lates calcarifer isolate ASB-BC8 linkage group LG6, TLL_Latcal_v3, whole genome shotgun sequence genome includes a region encoding these proteins:
- the eps8l3b gene encoding epidermal growth factor receptor kinase substrate 8-like protein 3b: protein MYGNPGPFSYSPGGFTPEDFPQQRRTFQQDDIRGSPLQRNNMSRPSGRAIYMQRKEYSETLNRQADNFHVRVEHLFTCELNGQDMKTVDDCVAKLKRLDTKGRLWPQDMIIEVQGGYLLLNDIETKTELESLPLSAITQTSAVLDSCAYNSLLTITVQERSKRVPQVYMFQCEDTGAELIKSDLDKVVQTAGGDVEPNRNQFDIRSDLENIIGQHASSFRQPGPRAVLREMTPPPPEYPPPQWGNREPEIMPSMQGYTPQEEMMYQPPELQNELQNVPEINLEQANAERNTDILNHVIGDLEIFMEKLSAAVNAPSLQEDMGKKKNAFKKKKTKKNAPVINLPPWEEYVSCLQKIKYGFNLLGQLDGTLTNPSAPDFVHIFFSNLELMVPQYPTDLPPTVVSPLLTDVAVQLLSQVVSPQEENLWRFLGDAWNVPRSRWPQNEILPYIPEFYDGWQPPAPPCIPSPVPFQNGPMSRSNSQRFPNGRPNGHIDESQSYSPRARLWQPEEPSGSLPPPTRPSEPPLYMRVIYNFMARNNQELSIMKGEVVQVIQKSKQWWLVRNTRDEEGSVPQNVLEPIKSDGHMEDLPRDTRGPVTLDMSSSPAEVRAWLQHKGFSKITVTSLGVLSGSLLLGMTKDEIRTVCPEEGSKVFFQLQGVKAAIALANEPSGMYNSRY from the exons ATGTATGGAAACCCCGGCCCCTTCTCCTACTCCCCAGG GGGTTTCACACCAGAGGACTTCCCTCAGCAGAGGCGAACTTTCCAACAAGACGACATCAGGGGCTCtccactgcagagaaacaacatgTCCAGACCCAGTGGAAGagccatataca TGCAGAGAAAAGAGTACTCTGAGACGCTGAACAGACAAGCTGACAACTTTCACGTCAGAGTGGAG CATCTGTTCACCTGTGAGCTGAACGGCCAGGACATGAAAACAGTGGACGACTGTGTGGCCAAGCTCAAGAGGCTGGATACCAAAGGTCGCCTGTGGCCTCAGGACATGATCATAGAGGTTCAGGGAGGATATCTGCTGCTCAATGACATTGAGACCAAG ACAGAGCTGGAGTCGCTGCCTTTGAGTGCCATCACGCAAACCAGTGCTGTATTGGACAGCTGTGCCTACAACTCTCTGCTGACAATAACTGTGCAGGAACGCAGCAAGCGAGTCCCTCAGGTCTACATGTTTCAGTGCGAGGATACCGGG GCGGAGCTCATCAAGAGTGATCTGGATAAAGTAGTCCAAACAGCAGGTGGTGATGTGGAACCTAACAGAAACCAGTTTGACATCAG GAGTGATCTTGAAAATATCATCGGGCAACATGCTTCAAGTTTCCGGCAACCTGGGCCTCGTGCTGTGCTGAGGGAGATGACCCCACCACCACCCGAGTACCCGCCCCCACAGTGGGGCAACAGAGAACCAG AGATTATGCCTTCAATGCAGGGCTACACCCCACAAGAAGAAATGATGTACCAACCACCTGAACTACAGAATGAATTACAGAATGTCCCAGAGATCAATCTTGAGCAAGCAAACGCAGAGAGGAACACG GACATTTTAAACCATGTTATAGGTGATCTGGAGATTTTCATGGAAAAACTGTCTGCTGCAGTAAATGCACCTTCACTGCAAGAAGACATGGGCAAGAAGAAAAATGcgtttaagaagaaaaaaacaaagaaaaatg CACCAGTTATCAATCTGCCACCATGGGAGGAATATGTCTCCTGTCTTCAAAAAATCAAATATGGATTCAATCTCCTG GGCCAGTTGGATGGGACACTGACCAACCCCAGTGCTCCTGACTTTGTCCACATCTTCTTCAGTAATTTAGAATTG ATGGTGCCTCAGTATCCTACAGACCTGCCTCCTACTGTTGTCTCTCCCCTGCTGACAGATGTGGCCGTGCAGCTGCTCAGTCAGGTCGTCAGCCCACAGGAGGAAAACCTGTGGAGGTTTCTGGGAGACGCCTGGAACGTCCCCAG GTCTAGATGGCCACAAAATGAAATCCTACCTTACATCCCTGAGTTCTACGATGGCTGGCAGCCGCCTGCCCCACCATGCATACCCTCCCCAGTCCCTTTTCAGAATGGTCCAATGAGCAGGAGCAACAGCCAGCGCTTCCCAAATGGCCGACCCAATGGCCACATAGATGAAAGCCAGAGCTACTCACCTAGAGCAAGGCTATGGCAGCCTGAAGAG CCCTCTGGTTCACTACCACCACCAACACG CCCCAGCGAGCCACCCCTGTACATGCGGGTCATTTACAACTTCATGGCCAGAAACAACCAAGAGCTGAGTATTATGAAGGGTGAAGTGGTTCAG GTGATTCAGAAATCCAAGCAGTGGTGGCTTGTTCGTAACACCCGTGATGAGGAGGGAAGCGTTCCTCAGAATGTTCTGGAGCCAATAAAAAGCGACGGGCACATGGAAGATCTACCG CGGGACACTCGAGGCCCGGTGACTCTGGACATGTCCTCCTCACCTGCAGAGGTGAGAGCATGGCTGCAGCACAAAGGTTTCTCCAAAAT CACGGTGACCAGCCTTGGGGTGCTGAGCGGTAGTCTGCTTCTGGGGATGACCAAGGATGAGATAAGGACTGTGTGTCCAGAGGAAGGAAGCAAAGTCTTCTTCCAGCTTCAGGGCGTTAAGGCAGCCATTGCG CTCGCCAATGAACCGTCAGGCATGTACAACAGCCGCTACTAG
- the LOC108876447 gene encoding glutathione S-transferase Mu 3 has product MTMKLAYWDIRGLAQPIRLLLEYTDTKYEDKFYVCGEAPNYDKSCWFDEKNKLGMDFPNLPYLLDGDRKIVQSNAIMRYIARKHNLCGETEDEKVRVDILENQAMDFRNGFVRLCYTDFDKLKPGYLETLPCVLKQFSNFLGDRKWFAGDKITFVDFIMYELLDQHRMFHPTCLDDFKNLKDLLDRFEALDKIAAYMKSARFMKTPVNNKMAKWGNKKE; this is encoded by the exons atgacaatgaaactGGCTTACTGGGATATTCGCGGG CTCGCCCAGCCTATCCGCCTGCTGCTGGAGTACACTGACACCAAGTACGAGGACAAGTTTTATGTCTGTGGTGAAG CTCCAAACTATGACAAGAGCTGCTGGTTCGATGAAAAGAACAAACTTGGAATGGACTTTCCCAAC CTTCCCTACTTGTTGGATGGAGACAGGAAGATAGTGCAGAGCAATGCTATCATGAGATACATTGCTCGTAAACACAATTTGT GTGGAGAGACTGAGGATGAGAAGGTCCGCGTGGACATTTTAGAGAACCAGGCGATGGACTTCAGAAACGGCTTTGTGAGGCTGTGCTACACCGACTTT GACAAGTTGAAGCCAGGGTACCTTGAGACGCTGCCATGTGTCCTGAAGCAGTTCTCAAATTTCTTGGGAGACAGAAAGTGGTTTGCTGGTGACAAG ATCACTTTTGTGGACTTCATTATGTACGAGCTGTTGGATCAGCACAGGATGTTTCATCCTACGTGCCTGGATGACTTCAAGAACCTCAAAGATCTTTTAGACCGTTTTGAG GCTCTGGACAAGATTGCTGCATACATGAAGTCAGCCAGATTCATGAAGACTCCTGTTAACAACAAGATGGCCAAATGGGGAAACAAGaaagaataa
- the ampd2b gene encoding LOW QUALITY PROTEIN: AMP deaminase 2 (The sequence of the model RefSeq protein was modified relative to this genomic sequence to represent the inferred CDS: deleted 1 base in 1 codon) produces MSSNLPPGSAAGATGAKNKPLSPFRKRGSLQYTASTVDLRGHRHLLTSQHSLPGIPVALKQSIDLRTSMDGKYKEIAEELFSRSLAESEMRSAPYEFPEDSPIEQLEERRHRLERQISQDVKFEPDILLRAKQEFMKTDSATDLEYMKEQSQAPDLQERELVPEREYQRVTISGEEKCGVPFTDLLDAAKCVVKALFIRQKYMGLSLQSFCRTTSRYLQELSERPLDLDIYEEEIPETTVTADATVHPPVSETHPYENQDPASMPPDMGYGCKMVDGVMHVYTTRSIMEKSTELDLPYPDLQEYIADMNVMMALIINGPVKSFCYRRLQYLSSKFQMHILLNEMKELAAQKKVPHRDFYNIRKVDTHIHASSCMNQKHLLRFIKRAMKKYPKEIVHVERGKGQTLMEVFESMNLTAFDLSVDTLDMHADRNTFHRFDKFNAKYNPIGESILREIFIKTDNHIEGKYFGHIIKEVMADLEESKYQNVELRLSIYGRSRDEWDKLARWAVKHQVYSNNVRWLVQVPRLFDVYHTKKQLYNFQEMLENIFMPLFEVTVDPGSHPQLHLFLQHIVGFDSVDDESKPEQHIFNLDSPLPVNWTEEDNPPYSYYLYYMYANMTVLNHLRRQRGFNTFVLRPHCGEAGPIHHLVSGFMLSENISHGLLLRKAPVLQYLYYLAQIGIAMSPLSNNSLFLSYHRNPLPEYLSRGLMVSLSTDDPLQFHFTKEPLMEEYSIAAQVWKLSSCDMCELARNSVLMSGFSHKMKSYWLGPNYIKEGQESNDIRRTNVPDIRVAYRYETMCEELNLITQAIRTDELETIEEEGSLCMGAVQAEK; encoded by the exons TTGATCTCCGTGGTCACCGCCACCTCCTCACTTCCCAGCATTCCCTGCCTGGGATCCCCGTGGCCTTGAAACAATCCATTGACCTGCGCACATCCATGGACGGGAAGTACAAGGAGATTGCCGAA GAGCTGTTCTCCCGCAGCCTGGCAGAGAGTGAGATGCGCAGCGCCCCCTATGAATTTCCTGAGGACAGCCCCATCgaacagctggaggagagacGCCATCGCCTCGAGCGGCAGATCAGCCAAGATGTCAA GTTTGAGCCTGACATCCTCCTGCGAGCCAAACAGGAGTTCATGAAGACTGACAGTGCCACTGATCTCGA ATACATGAAGGAGCAGAGCCAAGCTCCTGACCTCCAGGAGAGGGAGCTGGTCCCAGAGAGAGAGTACCAGAGAGTCACTATTTCTGGAGAGGAGAAATGTGGG GTTCCCTTCACAGATCTGTTGGATGCTGCCAAATGTGTGGTGAAGGCTCTGTTCATCAGACAGAAGTACATGGGTCTGTCGCTGCAGAGCTTCTGCAGGACCACCTCTCGTTACCTGCAGGAGCTGAGTGAGAGGCCCCTGGACTTGGATATTTATGAGGAAGAGATCCCAGAGACAACAGTCACTGCAG ATGCCACAGTGCACCCACCTGTTTCTGAAACACACCCGTACGAGAACCAGGATCCCGCCAGCATGCCCCCTGACATGGGTTACGGCTGCAAGATGGTGGATGGTGTCATGCATGTGTACACAACGAGGAGCATTATGGAAAA AAGCACTGAGCTGGACCTGCCGTATCCAGACCTGCAGGAGTACATCGCCGATATGAATGTCATGATGGCCCTCATTATCAACGGCCCAGT AAAGTCCTTCTGCTACCGTCGTCTGCAGTATCTTAGCTCCAAGTTCCAGATGCACATCCTGCTGAATGAGATGAAAGAGCTGGCAGCACAGAAGAAAGTCCCACATCGAGACTTTTACAATATCCGTAAG GTTGACACACATATCCACGCCTCGTCCTGCATGAACCAGAAACACCTCCTGCGCTTTATCAAAAGGGCCATGAAGAAGTATCCTAAGGAGATTGTTCACgtggaaagaggaaagggaCAAACACTCATGGAGGTGTTTGAGAGCATGAACCTGACGGCCTTTGACCTGAGTGTGGACACCCTGGACATGCACGCC GACCGTAACACTTTCCACCGATTCGATAAGTTCAATGCCAAATACAACCCCATCGGCGAGTCCATCCTGAGAGAGATCTTCATCAAAACAGACAACCACATCGAGGGGAAATACTTTGGTCACATCATTAAG GAGGTGATGGCTGACCTGGAGGAGAGCAAGTACCAGAACGTGGAGCTCAGGCTGTCGATCTACGGCCGCTCCAGAGACGAGTGGGACAAACTGGCCAGGTGGGCCGTCAAACATCAGGTCTACTCCAACAACGTCCGCTGGCTCGTACAGGTGCCACGACTCTT TGACGTCTaccacacaaagaaacaactgTATAACTTTCAGGAGATGCTGGAGAATATCTTCATGCCTCTGTTCGAGGTTACAGTCGACCCCGGCAGCCATCCACAGCTGCACCTCTTCCTTCAGCAT ATTGTGGGTTTTGACAGTGTGGACGACGAGTCAAAACCAGAGCAACATATCTTCAATCTGGACAGTCCGCTGCCAGTCAActggacagaggaggacaacCCGCCCTATTCCTACTACCTCTACTATATGTATGCAAACATGACTGTGCTGAATCACCTGCGCAG gCAGCGGGGGTTTAACACGTTTGTCCTACGCCCTCACTGCGGGGAGGCGGGGCCAATCCATCACCTGGTGTCTGGGTTCATGCTGTCAGAGAACATCTCCCATGGGCTGCTGCTCAGGAAG GCTCCTGTGCTGCAGTATCTGTACTACCTGGCTCAGATTGGCATCGCCATGTCCCCA CTCAGCAATAACAGCCTGTTCCTTAGCTACCATCGTAACCCTCTGCCAGAATACCTGTCCAGAGGCCTCATGGTCTCTCTGTCCACAGATGACCCTCTGCAGTTTCACTTCACCAAG GAGCCCTTGATGGAGGAATACAGCATTGCTGCTCAGGTGTGGAAGCTGAGCTCCTGTGATATGTGTGAGCTGGCCAGAAACAGTGTGCTGATGAGCGGATTCTCTCATAAG ATGAAGAGCTACTGGCTTGGTCCAAACTACATCAAAGAGGGGCAGGAGAGCAACGACATCAGACGCACCAACGTCCCAGACATCCGGGTGGCATACCGGTATGAGACCATGTGTGAGGAGTTGAATTTAATCACACAGGCCATCCGCACGGACGAGCTGGAGACCATCGAGGAGGAGGGCAGTCTGTGCATGGGAGCTGTGCAGGCAGAGAAGTGA